The DNA sequence TTGTTGCATATGGAGTTATTTCAAGTAAGCCATATGAAGTTAATAATAATTATTTAGTCGATGTAAAGATAGACGAAGTAAGATTAACCGAATATAATCATATGATGAAGCGAATAGATATGAAAGATGATGTTATATTATCTGAATTGCTAATAATAAAGCAACCAAATGGAACAAATTATAAATTACAAGATCATGAAGCTAGGTATATAAAAGAGATATGGCAAGGTCATAGAAATTATAAAAGTATTGAAGATGTAAGTTATTGGACTATGGGATTAGGTAAAAATGCTGAGTATTGGGATGAATGTAGAAATGATGAGGAGATATTAATTGGCTGGGATTACTTAGGAAATTTAAATAAATATAAAAGTAAAGATGAAATAACTAAAGCTATAAAGGAGCATGACAAAAAAGAAGTTAATCCAACAAATAATTCATTAGCTGTATACCAGTTTTTAAAGGAAATTCAGATAGGAGATATTGTTGTAGCTAAGCAAGGAAAAAGTTTTATATTAGGGTATGGAATAGTTGTATCTGATTATATGTATTACGAGGATAAAAAAACATGGAATCATTCTAGAAAAGTAAAATGGATAAAAACAGGTAAATGGAATTTAAGTTCTAATTCTAATAATTCCTTTGCAATAAAGGTATTAACCAATATAACTCAATATAAAGATTTTATAGAAGAGATATTTAAAATTATAAATGGAGAATATGGTGATGTTGATACCGAACAATTAGATATAGAAAAAATAGAATATATACCAGAGGATACACCAACAATAATAAACCAAATATATAACTACATACAAAATCAAGGATATGCATACACACAAGATCAACTATCAAACCTATTCCTAAGTCTAAAAACAAAACCATTTGTAATACTAGCAGGAATAAGTGGAACAGGTAAATCAAAAATAGTACGCCTATTTTCAGAAGCAATAGGAGCAACAACAGAAAATAAACAGTTCAACATGATATCAGTAAGACCAGATTGGAATGATGGAACAGAACTTATGGGGTATAAAAATTTAAATGATGATTTTATAGATGGTAGTTTAACAAAGATAATAAAAGAAGCATCAAAACCAGAAAATAAAAACAAACCATACTTTGCATGCTTAGACGAAATGAATCTAGCAAGAGTAGAATACTACTTAAGTGATTATCTAAGCATAATAGAAAGTAGAAAAAAAGTAGGACAAGACATAATAACAGACTCAGAACTACAAATACCAGATAATATATACCTAATAGGAACAGTAAACATGGACGATACAACATTTACATTCAGTAGAAAAGTACTAGACAGAGCTAATACAAT is a window from the Paraclostridium sordellii genome containing:
- a CDS encoding AAA family ATPase — protein: MKKTVQFLSEIEKLIREKTDYKANYTGDRNCFGGKNILGNHIKFVFGVNPKNNKLVISLESSVNEGSRLIKEIYVNRRNELANLGYKIDLSKGVKNKEWTRLEIIIDIDDLENIINYTDVYLQVFLKYKGIVEDYIINKKETWIFQGNPIYEQKFDFNKDLIKDKNVSWSIKKKYHVDRIKLNDEVYIWRSDGNEKGTGGIVAYGVISSKPYEVNNNYLVDVKIDEVRLTEYNHMMKRIDMKDDVILSELLIIKQPNGTNYKLQDHEARYIKEIWQGHRNYKSIEDVSYWTMGLGKNAEYWDECRNDEEILIGWDYLGNLNKYKSKDEITKAIKEHDKKEVNPTNNSLAVYQFLKEIQIGDIVVAKQGKSFILGYGIVVSDYMYYEDKKTWNHSRKVKWIKTGKWNLSSNSNNSFAIKVLTNITQYKDFIEEIFKIINGEYGDVDTEQLDIEKIEYIPEDTPTIINQIYNYIQNQGYAYTQDQLSNLFLSLKTKPFVILAGISGTGKSKIVRLFSEAIGATTENKQFNMISVRPDWNDGTELMGYKNLNDDFIDGSLTKIIKEASKPENKNKPYFACLDEMNLARVEYYLSDYLSIIESRKKVGQDIITDSELQIPDNIYLIGTVNMDDTTFTFSRKVLDRANTIEFSDVNLENLFEEITEEEITPIKVDNRFLKTTYLKTMDIEEEYREYAKEINKKIIEINNILKQSQKQFAYRVRDEILFYMIENKKSELLNEDVAFDYQIMQKILPAITGSEQSIAQVLIDLFNFTCEGKVIDDIDIEEAQKHIESAKYKKSAQKIVYMLKGYQNDGYISYWY